In the genome of Pseudomonas protegens, one region contains:
- the betA gene encoding choline dehydrogenase, with protein sequence MAQEYDYIIVGAGSAGNTLATRLTEDEGVTVLLLEAGGPDYRFDFRTQMPAALAFPLQGRRYNWAYETDPEPHMDGRRMECGRGKGLGGSSLINGMCYIRGNAMDYDGWAKLPGLEDWTYLDCLPYFRKAETRDIGPNDYHGGEGPVSVTTPKAGNNPLFHAMVEAGVQAGYPRTEDLNGYQQEGFGPMDRTVTPKGRRSSTARGYLDIAKKRSTLTIVTHALTDKILFEGKRAVGVSYLQGSTEERVEARARKEVIVSSGAIASPQLLQRSGVGPRALLESLDIPVVHDLPGVGENLQDHLELYLQYACTQPVSLYPSLLWWNQPAIGAEWLFNGTGIGASNQFEAGGFIRTRPEFEWPNIQYHFLPVAINYNGSNGVKEHGFQAHMGSMRSPSRGRVQLKSKDPRQHPSILFNYMATEQDWQEFRDGIRLTREIMQQPALDAFRGREISPGIEVQTDEQLDKFIREHAETAFHPSCSCKMGTDDMAVVDGQGRVHGMQGLRVVDASIMPIITTGNLNAPTIMMAEKIADKIRGRQPLPRSKADYYVAGDAPVRGKPLRDVSPTAQ encoded by the coding sequence ATGGCCCAAGAATACGATTACATCATTGTGGGTGCCGGTTCGGCCGGTAACACCCTGGCGACCCGTCTGACCGAAGACGAAGGCGTCACTGTCCTGCTGCTGGAAGCCGGCGGCCCGGACTATCGTTTCGACTTCCGTACCCAGATGCCGGCGGCTCTGGCCTTCCCTCTGCAAGGCCGGCGCTACAACTGGGCCTACGAGACCGACCCGGAGCCACACATGGACGGTCGGCGCATGGAATGCGGTCGCGGCAAGGGCCTGGGTGGCTCGTCGCTGATCAACGGCATGTGCTACATCCGCGGCAACGCCATGGACTACGACGGCTGGGCCAAGCTGCCCGGCCTGGAAGACTGGACCTACCTGGACTGCCTGCCGTATTTCCGCAAGGCGGAAACCCGTGATATCGGCCCCAACGACTACCACGGTGGCGAAGGCCCGGTCAGCGTGACCACGCCCAAGGCCGGCAACAACCCGCTGTTCCACGCCATGGTCGAAGCCGGCGTACAAGCCGGTTACCCGCGCACCGAAGACCTGAACGGCTACCAGCAGGAAGGCTTCGGTCCGATGGACCGTACCGTGACCCCCAAAGGCCGTCGCTCCAGCACCGCCCGCGGCTACCTGGACATCGCCAAGAAGCGTTCGACCCTGACCATCGTCACCCACGCCCTGACCGACAAGATCCTCTTTGAGGGCAAGCGCGCGGTGGGCGTGAGCTACCTGCAAGGCAGCACCGAAGAGCGCGTGGAAGCCCGCGCCCGCAAGGAAGTGATCGTCAGCTCCGGCGCCATCGCCTCGCCGCAACTGCTGCAACGCTCCGGCGTCGGCCCCCGCGCCCTGCTGGAAAGCCTGGACATCCCGGTGGTTCACGACCTGCCGGGCGTGGGTGAAAACCTGCAGGACCACCTGGAGCTGTACCTGCAGTACGCCTGCACCCAACCGGTGTCGCTGTACCCATCGCTGCTGTGGTGGAACCAGCCGGCCATCGGTGCCGAGTGGCTGTTCAACGGCACCGGCATCGGCGCCAGCAACCAGTTCGAAGCCGGCGGTTTCATCCGTACCCGTCCGGAATTCGAATGGCCGAACATCCAGTACCACTTCCTGCCGGTGGCGATTAACTACAACGGCAGCAACGGTGTGAAAGAGCACGGTTTCCAGGCGCACATGGGTTCCATGCGCTCGCCGAGCCGTGGCCGCGTGCAGCTCAAGTCCAAGGACCCGCGCCAGCACCCGAGCATCCTCTTCAACTACATGGCCACCGAGCAGGACTGGCAGGAATTCCGCGACGGCATCCGCCTGACCCGGGAAATCATGCAGCAGCCGGCCCTGGACGCCTTCCGCGGTCGCGAGATCAGCCCGGGCATCGAGGTGCAAACCGATGAGCAGCTGGACAAGTTCATCCGCGAGCACGCCGAGACTGCGTTCCACCCGTCCTGCTCGTGCAAGATGGGCACCGACGACATGGCGGTAGTGGACGGCCAGGGCCGCGTGCACGGCATGCAGGGCCTGCGCGTGGTGGATGCCTCGATCATGCCGATCATCACCACCGGCAACCTCAACGCGCCGACGATCATGATGGCCGAGAAAATCGCCGACAAGATCCGTGGCCGTCAGCCGCTGCCCCGCAGCAAGGCCGACTACTACGTAGCCGGCGACGCTCCGGTACGTGGCAAGCCACTGCGCGACGTCAGCCCGACCGCGCAGTAA
- the betI gene encoding transcriptional regulator BetI — protein MPKVGMQPIRRQQLIEATLQAVDQVGMGDASIALIARLAGVSNGIISHYFRDKNGLIAATMGYIMSMLNEGVRARRQALTDDSPRAHLKVIIEGNFDASQVNGPAMKTWLAFWASSMHQPDLHRLQRINDHRLYSNLCCQFRRALPLYHARKAARGLAALIDGLWLRGALSGDAFDTDQAIRIAYEYMDLQLAKQERQSTKETLGP, from the coding sequence ATGCCCAAGGTCGGTATGCAACCCATACGCCGCCAGCAATTGATCGAAGCCACGCTGCAAGCGGTCGATCAGGTCGGAATGGGGGACGCCAGCATTGCGCTGATCGCCCGTTTGGCCGGTGTTTCAAACGGCATCATCAGTCACTACTTTCGGGACAAGAACGGCCTGATCGCAGCGACGATGGGTTACATCATGAGCATGCTCAACGAAGGCGTCAGAGCACGCCGCCAGGCCCTGACGGACGACAGTCCGCGCGCTCACCTGAAAGTGATCATCGAGGGCAACTTCGATGCCAGCCAGGTGAACGGCCCGGCAATGAAAACCTGGTTGGCCTTCTGGGCTTCCAGCATGCACCAGCCCGATTTGCACAGGTTGCAGCGGATCAACGACCACCGCTTGTATTCCAACCTGTGTTGCCAGTTCCGCCGTGCCCTGCCGCTCTACCATGCGCGCAAGGCTGCCCGCGGCCTGGCGGCTTTGATCGACGGTTTGTGGCTGCGTGGTGCCTTGTCGGGTGATGCATTCGACACCGACCAGGCGATACGGATCGCTTACGAATACATGGATCTACAACTGGCTAAGCAGGAGCGCCAGAGCACAAAAGAGACGCTCGGCCCCTGA
- the betB gene encoding betaine-aldehyde dehydrogenase, with translation MARFGLQKLYIDGGYTDAGSDATFDAINPANGEVLAQVQRATFDDVERAVVSAEKGQKIWAAMTAMERSRILRRAVEILRERNDELAALETLDTGKAFSETKYVDIVTGADVLEYYAGLVPAIEGEQIPLRTTSFVYTRREPLGVVAGIGAWNYPIQIALWKSAPALAAGNAMIFKPSEVTSLTTLKLAEIYTEAGLPAGVFNVLTGSGREVGTWLTEHPRIEKVSFTGGTDTGKKVMASASSSSLKDVTMELGGKSPLIIFDDADLDRAADTAMMANFYSSGQVCTNGTRVFVPSHLKAAFEAKIAERVARIRIGNPEDENTNFGPLVSFQHMESVLGYIAKGKEEGARVLCGGERLTDGEFAKGAFVAPTVFTDCTDDMTIVREEIFGPVMAILTYETEEEVIRRANDTDFGLAAGIVTKDLNRAHRVIHQLEAGICWINAWGESDAKMPVGGYKQSGVGRENGISSLNNFTRIKSVQVELGDYASVF, from the coding sequence ATGGCCCGTTTCGGACTGCAAAAACTCTACATCGACGGCGGCTACACCGATGCCGGCAGCGACGCTACCTTCGATGCCATCAACCCGGCCAACGGTGAAGTTCTCGCACAAGTGCAACGTGCGACCTTTGATGACGTGGAACGCGCCGTGGTCAGCGCCGAAAAAGGCCAGAAGATCTGGGCCGCCATGACCGCCATGGAGCGTTCGCGCATCCTGCGTCGCGCCGTGGAAATCCTCCGCGAGCGCAATGACGAACTGGCCGCCCTGGAAACCCTGGACACCGGCAAGGCCTTCTCCGAAACCAAGTACGTGGACATCGTCACCGGCGCCGACGTGCTGGAGTACTACGCAGGCCTGGTACCGGCCATCGAAGGCGAGCAGATCCCGCTGCGCACCACCTCCTTCGTCTACACCCGTCGCGAGCCCCTGGGCGTGGTGGCCGGCATCGGCGCCTGGAACTACCCGATCCAGATCGCCCTGTGGAAATCCGCGCCGGCCCTGGCCGCCGGTAACGCGATGATCTTCAAGCCCAGCGAAGTGACTTCGCTGACCACCCTGAAACTGGCCGAGATCTACACCGAAGCCGGCCTGCCGGCGGGCGTGTTCAACGTGCTGACCGGCAGCGGCCGTGAAGTCGGCACCTGGCTGACCGAGCACCCGCGCATCGAGAAAGTCTCCTTCACCGGCGGCACCGACACCGGCAAGAAGGTCATGGCCAGCGCTTCCAGCTCCTCGCTCAAAGACGTGACCATGGAACTGGGCGGCAAGTCGCCGCTGATCATCTTCGACGACGCCGACCTGGACCGCGCCGCCGACACCGCGATGATGGCCAACTTCTACAGTTCCGGTCAGGTCTGCACCAACGGCACCCGAGTGTTCGTACCGAGCCACCTGAAGGCCGCTTTCGAAGCCAAGATCGCCGAGCGCGTGGCGCGCATCCGCATCGGCAACCCGGAAGACGAAAACACCAACTTCGGTCCGCTGGTCAGCTTCCAGCACATGGAAAGCGTGCTGGGCTACATCGCCAAGGGTAAAGAAGAAGGTGCCCGCGTACTGTGCGGCGGCGAGCGCCTGACCGACGGCGAATTCGCCAAGGGTGCCTTCGTGGCGCCGACCGTGTTCACCGACTGCACCGACGACATGACCATCGTCCGTGAAGAAATCTTCGGCCCAGTGATGGCGATCCTGACCTACGAAACCGAAGAAGAAGTGATCCGCCGCGCCAACGACACCGACTTCGGCCTGGCCGCCGGTATCGTCACCAAGGACCTGAACCGCGCCCACCGCGTGATTCATCAGCTCGAAGCCGGTATCTGCTGGATCAACGCCTGGGGCGAATCCGACGCCAAGATGCCGGTTGGCGGCTACAAGCAATCGGGTGTTGGCCGTGAGAACGGCATCAGCTCGCTGAACAACTTCACCCGCATCAAGTCGGTGCAGGTCGAGCTGGGCGACTACGCCTCGGTGTTCTAA
- a CDS encoding TldD/PmbA family protein: protein MFDFHPQLKQRFAALRTGAEFFSLRYVRESNQYLSVRKNIAEPPSLGRDEGAMLTVRVRGVEAYAATNDLSPRGLQAALDRAEQQARVIAAHALLDLREQPVSSQRGDYFSPNLDQPFPSLSDCYQLLGDESASVPKDERLVNWQVGIGVTQVEQIYLNSAGAELRQAQRFVYPGLDVTAYDGSDSQTRSLGRENFGQQGAGDVISRCGLLGAAPRVADQALQLLLAPNTPPGQRDLLLMPDQMMLQIHESIGHPLELDRILGDERNYAGTSFVKQEDFGRLQYGSALLNVTFDPQIPEELASYGHDDDGTAASKQFLIREGLLVRPLGSALSQYRSGLDGVANSRASSWNRAPIDRMANLNIEPGDQPLERLIGQIEHGILMSTNRSWSIDDARNKFQFGCEWGQLIENGELKGVVKNPNYRGISAQFWRNLSAVGDRSTFQVLGTPNCGKGEPNQVIRVGHASPACVFSKIDVFGGDA from the coding sequence ATGTTCGACTTTCACCCCCAGCTCAAGCAGCGCTTCGCTGCCTTGCGCACGGGCGCCGAATTCTTTTCCCTGCGCTATGTGCGCGAGTCGAACCAGTACCTGTCGGTACGCAAGAACATTGCCGAACCACCGAGCCTGGGCCGTGACGAAGGGGCGATGCTGACCGTGCGGGTACGTGGCGTGGAAGCCTACGCCGCCACCAACGACCTGTCGCCACGCGGCCTGCAAGCCGCCCTCGACCGCGCCGAACAACAGGCCCGGGTGATTGCCGCCCATGCCCTGCTGGACCTGCGCGAGCAGCCGGTGTCCAGCCAGCGTGGGGACTACTTCTCGCCCAACCTCGACCAGCCCTTCCCCTCCCTCAGCGACTGCTACCAGTTGCTGGGCGACGAGTCGGCCTCGGTGCCCAAGGATGAACGCCTGGTGAACTGGCAAGTGGGCATCGGCGTGACCCAGGTCGAGCAGATCTACCTCAACAGCGCCGGCGCCGAGCTGCGCCAGGCCCAGCGCTTCGTCTACCCGGGCCTGGACGTGACCGCCTACGACGGCAGCGACAGCCAGACCCGCAGCCTGGGCCGGGAAAACTTCGGCCAGCAGGGCGCCGGCGATGTGATCAGCCGCTGCGGCCTGCTGGGCGCCGCGCCCCGGGTGGCCGACCAGGCCCTGCAACTGCTGCTGGCGCCGAACACCCCGCCAGGCCAGCGGGACCTGCTGCTGATGCCGGACCAGATGATGCTGCAGATCCACGAATCCATCGGCCACCCCCTGGAGCTGGACCGCATTCTCGGCGACGAGCGCAACTACGCCGGCACCAGCTTCGTCAAACAGGAGGATTTCGGCCGCCTGCAATACGGCTCGGCGCTGCTCAACGTGACCTTCGACCCACAGATTCCCGAGGAGCTGGCCAGCTATGGCCATGACGACGACGGCACGGCGGCGAGCAAACAGTTCCTGATCCGCGAAGGCCTGCTGGTGCGGCCGCTGGGCAGCGCCCTGTCGCAATACCGCAGCGGCCTCGACGGCGTGGCCAACAGCCGCGCCAGCAGCTGGAACCGCGCGCCCATCGATCGCATGGCCAACCTCAATATCGAACCCGGCGACCAGCCTCTGGAACGCCTGATCGGCCAGATCGAGCACGGCATCCTGATGTCCACCAACCGCTCCTGGTCCATCGACGATGCGCGCAACAAGTTCCAGTTCGGCTGCGAATGGGGCCAACTGATCGAGAACGGCGAACTCAAGGGCGTGGTCAAGAACCCCAACTACCGGGGCATTTCCGCGCAGTTCTGGCGCAACCTCAGCGCGGTGGGCGATCGCAGCACCTTCCAGGTCCTGGGCACGCCCAACTGCGGCAAGGGCGAACCCAACCAGGTGATTCGCGTGGGCCATGCTTCGCCGGCCTGCGTGTTCAGCAAGATTGACGTATTTGGAGGAGACGCCTGA
- a CDS encoding TldD/PmbA family protein, which produces MTRTMNQAEQFKDLVQWLQEAIRAPEQFTLSYSAEASEFIRFNHAKVRQAGQVQQASLRFKLIDEGRHADLDITLSNDPEVDRQRLAEGLHQLRDTLALLPVDPYLMLNHSQWQSHHVQEHPLPGSEQVVAQIGRAAAGLDLVGIYAAGPISRGFASSAGAFGWHQANSFNFDFSLFHANGEAVKASYAGHAWDSDAFAQRFDQARQQLEFLGRPLRTLAPGQYRAYLAPAALEEIMGMLAWGGFSAQSIASKHSPLQKLYAGDAALSPQVSLDEQVSGSLSPAFSDEGYPRSDLSLIARGAANDRLINSRSAAEYGLSSNGAGNGEYPSALSMAAGQLPRQEILKQLGTGLYISNLWYLNYSDLPAARLTGMTRFATFWVENGEIQAPVSTMRFDDSVYSLLGSQLEALTEQRELLLSASTYGQRQTASMHLPGALISRLTLTL; this is translated from the coding sequence ATGACCAGGACGATGAATCAGGCCGAGCAGTTCAAGGACCTGGTGCAATGGCTGCAGGAGGCAATCAGGGCGCCGGAGCAGTTCACCCTCAGCTACTCGGCCGAAGCCTCGGAGTTCATCCGTTTCAACCACGCCAAGGTGCGCCAGGCCGGGCAGGTGCAACAGGCCAGCCTGCGTTTCAAGCTGATCGACGAGGGGCGTCACGCCGACCTGGACATCACCCTGAGCAATGACCCCGAGGTCGATCGCCAGCGCCTGGCCGAGGGCTTGCACCAGCTGCGGGACACCCTGGCGCTGCTGCCGGTGGACCCCTACCTGATGCTCAATCACAGCCAGTGGCAATCCCATCACGTACAGGAACACCCACTGCCCGGCAGCGAGCAGGTGGTGGCGCAGATCGGCCGCGCGGCGGCGGGCCTGGATCTGGTGGGCATCTACGCCGCCGGGCCCATCAGTCGCGGCTTCGCCAGCTCCGCCGGGGCTTTCGGCTGGCACCAGGCCAACAGCTTCAATTTCGACTTCAGCCTGTTCCACGCCAACGGCGAAGCGGTGAAGGCCAGCTATGCCGGACACGCCTGGGACAGCGACGCCTTTGCCCAGCGCTTCGATCAGGCCCGCCAGCAACTGGAGTTCCTCGGTCGCCCGCTGCGCACCCTGGCGCCCGGGCAGTACCGGGCCTACCTGGCACCGGCGGCCCTGGAGGAGATCATGGGCATGCTGGCCTGGGGCGGTTTCTCGGCCCAATCGATTGCCAGCAAGCACAGCCCCTTGCAGAAACTCTATGCCGGTGACGCCGCCCTGAGCCCGCAGGTATCACTCGACGAACAGGTCAGCGGCTCCCTGAGCCCGGCGTTTTCCGACGAAGGCTATCCGCGCAGCGACCTGTCGCTGATCGCCCGGGGCGCGGCCAATGACCGCTTGATCAACTCCCGCAGCGCCGCCGAATACGGCCTGAGCAGCAACGGCGCCGGCAATGGCGAGTACCCCAGCGCGCTGAGCATGGCGGCGGGCCAGTTGCCCCGGCAGGAGATCCTCAAGCAACTGGGCACCGGCCTGTACATCAGCAACCTGTGGTACCTGAACTACTCGGACCTGCCGGCGGCACGACTGACCGGCATGACCCGCTTCGCCACCTTCTGGGTGGAAAACGGCGAGATCCAGGCCCCGGTCAGCACCATGCGTTTCGACGACAGCGTCTACAGCCTGCTGGGTTCGCAACTGGAGGCCCTGACCGAACAGCGCGAACTGCTGCTCTCCGCCAGTACCTACGGCCAGCGCCAGACGGCTTCGATGCACTTGCCCGGAGCACTGATCAGCCGCCTGACCCTGACCTTGTGA
- the mdtD gene encoding multidrug transporter subunit MdtD codes for MPERSPLDATTARWLPWVVAIAFFMQSLDGTILNTALPTMAQDLAEDPLRMQGVIIAYMLTVALLIPASGWIADRFGTKKIFFGAILLFSIGSLLCALSNTLSQLIGARVIQGLGGALMLPVGRLVVLRAYPRSELVRIMGFITIPGLLGPLIGPTMGGWMVQYLTWHWIFLINLPVGAVGCYAVWRFIPDLRGSERTRFDGLGFVLFGAAMVLITIAMEGLGELHLPHLRVMLLLFGGLACLAAYWLRAGHVDNPLFAPSLFKVRTFAVGILGNLFARLGSGALPFLVPLLLQVALGYSPSQAGMSMLPLAAAAMVAKSIARPLIERLGYRIVLTGNTLALGLMLASMGLVSEQTPYPLLLAMLAVLGAINSLQFTAMNTVTLIDLDDAAASSGNSLLSVVAQLSLSLGVACAGALLGGFTAQVGNDGVDTVLGAFQLTFLTVGIMAMLAAAIFLQLSPTDGRRARKVEEQHIEH; via the coding sequence ATGCCCGAACGCTCGCCGCTCGACGCCACCACTGCCCGCTGGCTGCCCTGGGTGGTGGCCATCGCCTTCTTCATGCAGTCCCTGGACGGCACCATCCTCAACACCGCACTGCCGACCATGGCCCAGGACCTGGCGGAAGACCCGCTGCGCATGCAGGGGGTGATCATCGCCTACATGCTCACCGTGGCCCTGCTGATCCCGGCCTCGGGCTGGATCGCCGACCGCTTCGGCACCAAGAAGATCTTCTTCGGCGCCATCTTGCTGTTCAGCATCGGTTCGCTGCTGTGCGCCCTGTCCAACACCCTGAGCCAACTGATCGGCGCCCGGGTGATCCAGGGCCTGGGCGGAGCACTGATGCTGCCGGTGGGGCGGCTGGTGGTGCTGCGGGCCTACCCGCGCTCGGAGCTGGTGCGGATCATGGGCTTCATTACCATTCCGGGGCTTTTGGGGCCGTTGATCGGCCCGACCATGGGCGGCTGGATGGTGCAGTACCTGACCTGGCACTGGATCTTCCTGATCAACCTGCCGGTGGGGGCCGTGGGCTGCTACGCGGTATGGCGCTTCATTCCCGACCTGCGGGGCAGCGAGCGCACGCGCTTCGACGGCCTGGGCTTTGTGCTGTTCGGCGCGGCGATGGTGCTGATCACCATTGCCATGGAAGGCCTGGGTGAACTGCACCTGCCGCACCTGCGGGTGATGCTGCTGCTGTTTGGCGGCCTGGCCTGCCTGGCGGCCTACTGGCTGCGGGCCGGACATGTGGACAACCCGCTGTTCGCCCCGTCGCTGTTCAAGGTACGGACCTTTGCCGTGGGCATCCTCGGCAACCTGTTCGCCCGCCTCGGCAGCGGCGCCCTGCCGTTCCTGGTGCCGCTGCTGCTGCAGGTGGCCCTGGGCTACTCGCCGTCCCAGGCCGGGATGAGCATGCTGCCCCTGGCCGCCGCGGCCATGGTGGCCAAGTCCATTGCCCGCCCCCTGATCGAGCGCCTGGGCTACCGCATCGTGCTGACCGGCAACACCCTGGCCCTGGGCCTGATGCTGGCGAGCATGGGCCTGGTCAGCGAACAGACGCCCTACCCGCTGCTGCTGGCCATGCTGGCGGTGCTGGGGGCAATCAACTCGCTGCAGTTCACGGCGATGAACACCGTGACCCTGATCGACCTCGACGACGCCGCCGCCAGCAGCGGCAACAGCCTGCTGTCGGTGGTGGCGCAACTGTCCCTGAGCCTCGGGGTGGCCTGTGCCGGTGCGCTGCTGGGGGGCTTTACCGCGCAAGTGGGCAATGACGGCGTGGACACCGTGCTCGGTGCCTTCCAGCTGACCTTCCTCACCGTGGGCATCATGGCGATGCTGGCGGCGGCGATCTTCCTCCAGCTGTCGCCCACCGATGGCCGAAGGGCGCGCAAGGTCGAAGAGCAGCACATCGAGCATTGA